The following proteins are encoded in a genomic region of Archangium lipolyticum:
- a CDS encoding di-heme-cytochrome C peroxidase, whose amino-acid sequence MDGKKVRGVLVWLVLAGVMGSCASAPRAPPSPGPGTGTGGSGEGGLSRRERQEFYHLPQGNELLWLAVLRALPNRGTLEGRVNGFQSFLDEPERFGLLADPDNPEGLPVGMALVPASERQPAARVGVNCAACHVGEFHYRGARVRVDGAPGLLSMEDFNREAVEVMSRTLAERTRLLDFLQRLALHLPGQKRGGPVDAARLQAAYPDTDLTPDGDSSAQEKLVAQVEWYCGSQTPSPCAPPTLGPEPERVREFDEQLTQYVHELSQKQVRTVPDAIRLLRGHLLYFMRLGKLKFGTYAGPGRVDAFGVARGVLFGPRAAGVLVSPVSFPCLWEFQTQPWLHWDGNTNAMMERNIGQALGMGATVDPKTFASSVLPRNLAELERLSRKIESPRWPGDVFGRLDPARIERGGQLFARECQSCHGPTGSVVPLTEVRTDGNRARSFGAEVEGLPFPSALQDLLARVKQRAYAREGMKAEEIQPLDPGLIYWRAPEGYVARPLGGVWATPPYLHNGSVPTLWHLLQPASARPARFPVGQQEYDPERVGYVTEVSGTPRFVFDVSMPGNGNAGHEYGTSLSDEEKRDLLEYLKSL is encoded by the coding sequence ATGGACGGCAAGAAGGTCCGGGGGGTGCTCGTCTGGCTGGTCCTCGCGGGAGTGATGGGGAGCTGTGCCTCGGCGCCACGCGCACCTCCGTCACCCGGGCCCGGTACGGGAACGGGCGGCAGCGGAGAGGGCGGGCTGTCGCGGCGCGAGCGCCAGGAGTTCTACCACCTGCCCCAGGGCAACGAGCTGCTCTGGCTCGCGGTCCTCCGCGCGCTTCCGAACCGCGGCACCCTGGAGGGGAGGGTGAACGGGTTCCAGTCCTTCCTGGATGAGCCCGAGCGCTTCGGTCTGCTGGCGGACCCCGACAACCCCGAGGGATTGCCGGTGGGAATGGCGCTCGTCCCGGCCAGCGAGCGTCAGCCCGCGGCGCGCGTGGGCGTCAACTGTGCCGCCTGCCACGTGGGCGAGTTCCATTACCGGGGGGCCCGGGTGAGGGTGGATGGTGCGCCGGGCCTCCTCAGCATGGAGGACTTCAACCGGGAAGCAGTGGAGGTCATGTCCAGGACGCTCGCGGAGCGGACGCGGCTCCTGGATTTCCTCCAGCGGCTGGCCCTGCACCTGCCCGGGCAGAAGCGAGGCGGACCGGTGGACGCCGCGCGGTTGCAGGCGGCCTATCCCGACACGGACCTGACGCCGGATGGGGACTCGAGCGCCCAGGAGAAGCTCGTGGCCCAGGTGGAGTGGTACTGCGGTTCCCAGACGCCGTCGCCCTGTGCGCCTCCGACGCTCGGGCCGGAGCCGGAGCGTGTGCGGGAGTTCGATGAACAGCTCACGCAGTACGTCCATGAGCTGAGCCAGAAGCAGGTTCGCACCGTTCCGGATGCCATCCGTCTGCTGCGGGGGCACCTGCTGTACTTCATGCGCCTGGGCAAGCTGAAGTTCGGCACCTACGCGGGCCCTGGCCGGGTCGACGCCTTCGGGGTGGCGCGCGGCGTGCTCTTCGGGCCCAGGGCGGCGGGGGTGCTCGTGTCCCCGGTGAGCTTCCCCTGCCTCTGGGAGTTCCAGACGCAGCCGTGGCTGCACTGGGACGGGAACACCAACGCGATGATGGAGCGCAACATCGGCCAGGCGCTCGGCATGGGCGCGACGGTCGATCCGAAGACCTTCGCGTCCTCCGTGCTTCCGCGCAACCTGGCGGAGCTGGAGCGGCTCTCGCGCAAGATTGAATCGCCCCGGTGGCCTGGGGACGTCTTCGGGAGGTTGGACCCGGCGCGCATCGAGCGCGGCGGCCAGCTCTTCGCGCGCGAGTGCCAGAGCTGCCATGGCCCCACGGGGAGCGTGGTGCCCCTCACCGAGGTGCGCACCGATGGGAACCGGGCCCGGAGCTTCGGGGCGGAGGTGGAGGGTCTGCCGTTCCCCTCCGCGCTGCAGGACCTGCTCGCGCGGGTGAAGCAACGGGCGTATGCGCGCGAGGGGATGAAGGCCGAGGAGATCCAACCGTTGGACCCTGGCCTCATCTACTGGCGCGCTCCCGAGGGGTACGTGGCCCGGCCACTGGGTGGCGTCTGGGCGACTCCGCCGTACCTGCACAACGGCTCCGTGCCCACGCTGTGGCACCTGCTCCAGCCAGCCTCGGCGCGTCCGGCGCGCTTCCCCGTCGGCCAGCAGGAGTACGACCCGGAGCGGGTCGGCTACGTCACCGAGGTCTCCGGCACGCCGCGCTTCGTCTTCGACGTGTCGATGCCCGGCAACGGCAACGCGGGGCACGAGTATGGAACCTCCCTGTCCGACGAGGAGAAGCGCGACCTGCTCGAGTACCTGAAGTCACTCTGA
- a CDS encoding ribonuclease H-like domain-containing protein — translation MDLKRKLARLGGIGPGGKPGASPSPAPEAPEPEASVAPAVDVPAAPVEAPPAPEPPRKEPDPRIVALRRMLGDWAERQDAAVARRGPSAAPRPRPGPLPAEPRTTPHGVVHVAERVLPPDHQHGSAPLAEALDVEAPLVASLALQPGLAGVDFQRMLFLDTETTGLAGGTGTVPFLVGLAWFEGRSLRVHQLFLRRLGEEAPMLRVLAERMAESSCLVTFNGKSFDWPLLRTRFVLNRVPPPAELPHLDLLHCARRVFKYRGSGTRLVHLEEQVLGYHRVDDVDGALIPDLYFRFLRGSDGSALTPVLEHNANDLLLLAALLGVLVRRFRASGAEGEDPRDLLGFAGVALRARDYERAHAFARAAAAGDPGAVGVEALALASRLSRRVGDDQTAAENLHKALASARGEKAAPLHLSLAKLYEHDLKDLPRALQHARLAASAEGADASRRRIERLERKLSRVTREYTLDFGAPPSRTGP, via the coding sequence GTGGACCTGAAGCGCAAGCTGGCACGGCTCGGTGGTATCGGCCCCGGTGGCAAGCCGGGAGCCAGTCCGTCTCCCGCTCCGGAAGCCCCGGAGCCGGAGGCGTCCGTTGCTCCAGCGGTGGATGTGCCCGCCGCTCCGGTGGAGGCACCTCCCGCTCCGGAGCCGCCCCGGAAGGAGCCGGACCCGCGAATCGTCGCGCTGCGCCGGATGCTCGGCGACTGGGCCGAGCGTCAGGATGCGGCGGTCGCGCGCCGGGGTCCTTCCGCCGCGCCGCGTCCGCGTCCGGGCCCTCTGCCCGCCGAGCCGCGCACGACGCCTCACGGCGTGGTCCACGTCGCCGAGCGCGTGCTCCCACCGGACCACCAGCACGGCAGCGCGCCGCTCGCCGAGGCCCTGGACGTGGAGGCGCCGCTGGTGGCCAGCCTCGCGCTCCAGCCGGGGCTCGCGGGCGTGGACTTCCAGCGGATGCTCTTCCTGGACACGGAGACGACCGGGCTCGCGGGGGGAACGGGCACCGTGCCGTTCCTGGTGGGGCTCGCGTGGTTCGAGGGCCGCTCGCTGCGCGTGCACCAGCTCTTCCTTCGCCGGCTGGGCGAGGAGGCGCCCATGCTGCGCGTGCTGGCCGAGCGCATGGCGGAGTCCTCCTGCCTGGTGACGTTCAACGGCAAGAGCTTCGACTGGCCGCTGTTGCGCACGCGCTTCGTGCTCAACCGCGTGCCTCCACCCGCCGAGCTGCCGCACCTGGACCTGCTGCACTGCGCGCGCCGTGTCTTCAAGTACCGCGGCTCGGGGACGCGGCTGGTGCACCTGGAGGAGCAGGTGCTCGGCTACCACCGGGTGGATGACGTGGACGGCGCGCTGATTCCAGACCTCTACTTCCGCTTCCTGCGCGGCTCGGACGGCTCGGCCCTGACGCCGGTGCTGGAGCACAACGCGAACGACCTCCTGCTGCTGGCGGCGCTGCTGGGCGTGCTGGTGCGGCGCTTCCGGGCGAGCGGCGCGGAGGGAGAGGATCCGCGCGACCTGCTCGGCTTCGCGGGGGTGGCCCTGCGGGCACGGGACTACGAGCGCGCCCATGCCTTCGCCCGGGCCGCCGCCGCGGGAGACCCGGGGGCGGTGGGCGTCGAGGCGCTCGCGCTGGCCTCCCGTCTGTCTCGCCGGGTGGGGGATGACCAGACGGCGGCGGAGAACCTGCACAAGGCGCTCGCCTCGGCCCGGGGGGAGAAGGCGGCGCCGCTGCACCTCTCGCTGGCCAAGCTGTACGAGCATGACCTCAAGGATCTCCCGCGAGCCCTGCAACACGCGCGGCTCGCCGCGTCCGCCGAGGGCGCCGACGCATCGCGGCGCCGCATCGAGCGTCTGGAGCGCAAGCTCTCCCGTGTGACGCGCGAGTACACGCTGGATTTCGGTGCTCCACCGTCGCGCACGGGACCCTGA
- a CDS encoding DEAD/DEAH box helicase — protein MKREKEEGAFAGARRKPWAGPRGLDAVLQGWREDKQLWPNFVLDEVTPARAGSYAPIPEDVAPQVREALQRRGIDRLFSHQAEAFQLARAGRSLVIATPTASGKSLCYNLPLLDRFAREPQARALYLFPTKALSRDQEESLRVFMREAGLEHGAITFDGDTPGDARRAARERSGVVLTNPDMLHTGILPHHANWARLFSNLRYVVIDELHTYRGVFGSHLANVLRRLQRVAAFHGSSPVFVLASATIGNPKAHAERMLGREVSLVSESGAPAGERRVMVYNPPVVNAELGIRASYLKSAVRLVSDLVRAEVSTLLFGQSRNNIEVMLKYLRDQFIADKMDPNLIQGYRGGYLPGTRRATEAAMRAGEVRCVVATNALELGIDIGSLDAVVCAGYPGSVAALMQRFGRAGRRGAGSLALLVSSSAPLDQYLAGDPKYLTGAPVEHARIDPDNVEILVQHLKCAAFELPFEEGDTFGDVPAESTTDALGFLAQHEVVHPTPGPEGRKMFHWSADAYPANHVSLRSVGWDNVVIIELGTDRTLAEMDFRSAHTMLHEQAIYQHEAEQYQVERFDYENHKAYVRKVAPDYFTDAMTYVRVNVIQEDQGAPMGPDLHAGMGEVSVIEKVVGYKKIKFHTHENVGYGDVRLPEMQMHTTSLWLTVPETVVRSLGAPRPAVIDALRGIASALRTVACVGLMIDPRDLGKTLGSKDDADGPPRKDGGVGFDPTIFLYDNVPGGVGLAARLFDQREELLRRARRLLESCACEDGCPACIGPAAGAMPGSAPVDSHPRKRLGLEILSALGVVALQ, from the coding sequence ATGAAGCGTGAGAAGGAAGAAGGGGCTTTCGCCGGTGCCCGGCGCAAGCCCTGGGCGGGTCCTCGTGGTCTCGATGCCGTCCTCCAGGGGTGGCGCGAGGACAAGCAACTCTGGCCCAACTTCGTCCTCGACGAGGTGACACCGGCCCGGGCCGGTTCATACGCGCCCATCCCCGAGGATGTGGCGCCCCAGGTGCGCGAGGCCCTCCAGCGCCGTGGCATCGACCGGCTCTTCTCCCACCAGGCCGAGGCCTTCCAACTGGCTCGCGCCGGACGGAGCCTCGTCATCGCCACGCCCACGGCCTCGGGCAAGAGCCTCTGCTACAACCTGCCGCTGCTGGACCGCTTCGCGCGGGAGCCGCAGGCGCGCGCCCTCTACCTCTTCCCCACCAAGGCGCTCTCGAGGGACCAGGAGGAGTCGCTGCGCGTCTTCATGCGCGAGGCGGGTCTGGAGCACGGCGCCATCACCTTCGATGGAGACACGCCGGGGGATGCCCGGCGCGCGGCCCGCGAGCGCAGTGGCGTGGTGCTCACCAACCCGGACATGCTGCACACCGGCATCCTCCCGCACCATGCCAACTGGGCGCGGCTCTTCTCCAACCTGCGCTACGTCGTCATCGACGAGCTGCACACCTACCGGGGCGTCTTCGGCTCGCACCTGGCCAACGTGCTGCGCCGGTTGCAGCGCGTGGCGGCCTTCCATGGTTCGTCGCCAGTGTTCGTCCTGGCCTCGGCCACCATCGGCAACCCCAAGGCCCACGCCGAGCGGATGCTGGGCCGCGAGGTGTCGCTTGTCTCCGAGAGTGGCGCGCCCGCCGGTGAGCGCCGGGTCATGGTCTACAACCCGCCGGTGGTGAACGCGGAGCTGGGCATCCGCGCCAGCTACCTCAAGAGCGCGGTGCGGCTGGTGTCCGACCTGGTGCGCGCCGAGGTGTCCACGCTGCTCTTCGGCCAGTCGCGCAACAACATCGAGGTGATGCTCAAGTACCTCCGCGATCAGTTCATCGCGGACAAGATGGACCCCAACCTCATCCAGGGCTACCGGGGCGGCTACCTCCCCGGCACGCGCCGGGCCACCGAGGCCGCCATGCGCGCGGGCGAGGTGCGCTGCGTGGTGGCCACCAACGCGCTGGAGCTGGGCATCGACATCGGCTCGCTCGACGCGGTGGTGTGCGCGGGTTACCCGGGCTCGGTGGCGGCGCTGATGCAGCGCTTCGGCCGCGCGGGACGCCGGGGCGCGGGCAGCCTCGCGCTCCTCGTGTCCTCCAGCGCGCCGCTGGATCAGTACCTCGCGGGTGATCCGAAGTACCTCACCGGCGCCCCGGTGGAGCACGCGCGCATCGATCCGGACAACGTGGAGATCCTCGTCCAGCACCTCAAGTGCGCCGCCTTCGAGCTGCCCTTCGAGGAGGGGGACACCTTCGGGGACGTGCCGGCCGAGTCCACCACGGACGCGCTCGGGTTCCTCGCGCAGCACGAGGTGGTGCACCCCACGCCGGGCCCCGAGGGCCGCAAGATGTTCCACTGGTCCGCGGACGCGTATCCGGCCAACCACGTCTCGCTGCGCAGCGTGGGCTGGGACAACGTGGTCATCATCGAGCTGGGCACGGACAGGACGCTCGCGGAGATGGACTTCCGCTCGGCGCACACCATGCTGCACGAGCAGGCCATCTACCAGCACGAGGCCGAGCAGTACCAGGTCGAGCGCTTCGACTACGAGAACCACAAGGCCTACGTGCGCAAGGTAGCGCCGGACTACTTCACCGACGCGATGACGTACGTGCGGGTCAACGTCATCCAGGAGGACCAGGGGGCCCCCATGGGTCCGGATCTCCATGCGGGCATGGGTGAGGTGAGCGTCATCGAGAAGGTAGTGGGCTACAAGAAGATCAAGTTCCACACGCACGAGAACGTGGGCTACGGCGACGTGCGCCTGCCCGAGATGCAGATGCACACCACGTCGCTCTGGCTCACCGTGCCGGAGACCGTGGTGCGCTCGCTGGGCGCGCCCCGGCCCGCCGTCATCGACGCGCTCCGGGGAATCGCCAGCGCGCTGCGCACCGTGGCCTGCGTGGGGTTGATGATCGACCCGAGGGATCTCGGCAAGACGCTCGGGAGCAAGGACGACGCGGACGGGCCACCGCGCAAGGACGGAGGCGTGGGCTTCGATCCGACCATCTTCCTCTATGACAACGTGCCCGGCGGCGTGGGGCTGGCCGCGCGGCTGTTCGACCAGCGCGAGGAGCTGCTGCGGCGCGCGCGCAGGCTGCTGGAGTCGTGCGCGTGCGAGGACGGGTGCCCCGCCTGCATCGGGCCGGCCGCGGGCGCCATGCCCGGGAGCGCGCCGGTCGATTCTCATCCACGCAAGCGGCTGGGTCTCGAGATCCTCTCGGCACTCGGCGTCGTGGCTCTCCAGTAG
- a CDS encoding phosphoribosyltransferase: protein MARSLARFAGREEVIVLALPHGGVPVAFEVARALGAQLDLAIVQPIIHTMEPPRRDVTLGLLGDPSALQLHDATLNALNLSDEALDRALQLARRKLRQRVRAMRPNVPVPSLEGRTVVVVDDGTATGVVLRRAAGLLRRAGARTLVAAVPVGAEEGLRLLAGDFEEVVCPLRPEPFVAVPTWYERYPEVTDAQVRELLARAWSERTPREAVSQA, encoded by the coding sequence TTGGCCCGATCACTGGCGCGTTTCGCCGGGCGCGAGGAGGTCATCGTGCTCGCCCTTCCCCACGGGGGCGTTCCCGTGGCCTTCGAGGTTGCCCGTGCGCTCGGGGCCCAGCTGGATCTGGCCATCGTCCAGCCGATCATCCACACGATGGAGCCACCCCGGCGGGATGTGACGCTCGGGCTGCTCGGCGATCCCTCGGCGTTGCAGCTCCACGATGCCACCCTCAACGCCTTGAACCTCTCCGATGAGGCGCTCGACCGGGCCCTCCAGCTCGCTCGCCGGAAGCTCCGCCAGCGCGTACGGGCCATGCGGCCGAACGTGCCAGTCCCCTCGCTCGAGGGCCGCACGGTGGTGGTCGTGGATGACGGCACGGCCACGGGAGTGGTGCTCCGGCGTGCGGCGGGACTCCTCCGCCGGGCCGGCGCGCGGACCCTGGTGGCCGCCGTTCCCGTGGGCGCCGAGGAGGGATTGCGCCTGCTGGCCGGTGACTTCGAGGAGGTCGTCTGCCCGTTGCGGCCCGAGCCCTTCGTCGCCGTGCCCACCTGGTACGAGCGCTACCCGGAGGTCACGGATGCGCAGGTGCGCGAGTTGCTGGCGCGGGCATGGAGCGAGAGGACGCCTCGGGAGGCCGTGTCCCAGGCTTGA
- a CDS encoding DNA-3-methyladenine glycosylase family protein, producing the protein MPAANARALPTTDAVPSTESLLPEGFTPAARRALAKADPVLGDLMKRVGPFRMKVNSIQSPFLALAESIVYQQLTGKAAATIFGRVCERVGTGKRFTPEAVLAHPVEGLREAGLSGAKTAALRDLAAKALDGEVPTLARAKRMSDAELVEHLIKVRGIGQWTVEMLLIFRLGRPDVLPVDDYGIRKGFMLTYGLSELPRPKELLAHGERWRPWRTVASWYLWRSLDLLKSAPSGRSAR; encoded by the coding sequence ATGCCCGCCGCGAATGCTCGTGCCCTTCCCACCACCGACGCCGTTCCCTCCACCGAGAGTCTCCTGCCGGAGGGCTTCACGCCCGCTGCTCGGAGAGCATTGGCGAAGGCCGACCCGGTGCTCGGCGACCTGATGAAGCGGGTGGGGCCCTTCCGCATGAAGGTGAATTCGATCCAGAGCCCCTTCCTGGCGCTGGCGGAGTCCATCGTCTATCAGCAGCTCACGGGCAAGGCGGCGGCCACCATCTTCGGCCGGGTCTGTGAGCGCGTGGGGACGGGGAAGCGCTTCACGCCAGAGGCGGTGCTCGCTCATCCTGTGGAGGGTCTGCGCGAGGCCGGACTCTCCGGCGCCAAGACGGCGGCATTGCGAGACCTGGCGGCGAAGGCGCTGGATGGCGAGGTTCCCACGCTGGCCCGGGCGAAGCGCATGAGCGACGCCGAACTGGTGGAGCACCTCATCAAGGTGCGCGGAATCGGGCAGTGGACGGTGGAGATGTTGCTCATCTTCCGGCTCGGCCGTCCGGACGTGCTGCCGGTGGACGACTACGGCATCCGCAAGGGCTTCATGCTCACGTACGGACTCTCCGAGCTCCCGCGCCCCAAGGAGCTGCTGGCGCACGGCGAGCGTTGGCGCCCGTGGCGCACGGTGGCGAGCTGGTACCTGTGGCGCTCGTTGGATCTCCTCAAGTCCGCTCCTTCTGGGAGATCGGCGAGGTGA
- the sitI6 gene encoding SitI6 family double-CXXCG motif immunity protein, giving the protein MRGATRMHHFRIEQDRSVDYMGRIDAVHKWLLPGIINCPGCGLTWGGGSKTYPSVDLTPVLSLADFEEARAEPFEEYERLCELVRPFLPPGAVLEPGAGLGPLKGNARGRFGQLVSPDPWWLLVQREALEKLEAEGLRGLKACRTELRFRQRNSPDFVELEILPKGRAHPDCLPPQREPLCSRCHRFGISLPDDLLLDASTLPNDRDLFRLEDFSGVIVCTERFVDACQRLGLDGVAFLPLPSK; this is encoded by the coding sequence ATGCGTGGAGCCACACGGATGCACCATTTTAGAATCGAGCAAGACAGGTCGGTGGATTACATGGGTCGCATTGACGCCGTGCACAAATGGCTTCTTCCAGGGATCATCAACTGCCCTGGATGTGGGCTCACTTGGGGAGGCGGCTCCAAGACGTACCCCTCGGTGGACTTGACCCCGGTGCTCTCCCTGGCCGACTTCGAGGAGGCGCGGGCCGAGCCCTTCGAGGAATACGAACGGCTCTGTGAGCTGGTTCGCCCCTTTTTGCCCCCGGGAGCCGTGCTGGAGCCTGGGGCGGGTCTGGGCCCCCTCAAGGGCAATGCCCGGGGTCGCTTCGGACAACTCGTATCCCCCGACCCCTGGTGGTTGTTGGTACAGCGCGAGGCGCTGGAGAAGCTCGAGGCCGAGGGGCTGCGAGGTCTCAAGGCGTGCCGCACCGAGCTCCGTTTCCGCCAGCGCAACTCGCCTGATTTCGTCGAATTGGAAATACTCCCCAAGGGGCGTGCTCACCCGGATTGCTTGCCTCCCCAACGCGAACCCCTGTGCTCGCGCTGTCACCGCTTTGGCATCTCCTTGCCTGATGACCTCTTGCTGGACGCCAGCACGCTTCCCAACGACCGGGACCTGTTCCGGTTGGAGGACTTCTCCGGCGTGATCGTCTGCACCGAGCGCTTCGTTGACGCCTGCCAGCGCCTGGGTCTGGATGGCGTGGCCTTCCTCCCCCTGCCCTCGAAGTAG
- the sitA6 gene encoding SitA6 family polymorphic toxin lipoprotein — MGFPRSWMSLALLGVLLSGCVTSAPDVREDVEAPEVVSSSWEEARADPTCVVPLCDEKRCAIWRCQDVVEVEAHSVVLAQAVAPAPAPMFRAPLGEGPGASRWWGHPLSERSHAAPIFEIPWHNWKTRESSGRRLFLHQCLIAREPFEKHHIFPQQPVLALWFKSKGIDIHAFTIRLPKSFHTWLHSGGTDGGQWNEAWRRFKDQKNSAPPEELWRFAGELMLRFGVNGPFVPYYCD, encoded by the coding sequence ATGGGCTTCCCGCGCTCCTGGATGAGTCTCGCGCTTCTCGGCGTGCTGCTGAGCGGCTGTGTCACCTCGGCACCCGACGTGCGCGAGGACGTTGAGGCGCCAGAGGTCGTGTCCTCCTCATGGGAGGAAGCCCGCGCGGATCCGACCTGCGTGGTGCCGCTGTGCGACGAGAAGCGCTGCGCCATCTGGCGCTGTCAGGACGTGGTGGAGGTGGAGGCCCACTCGGTGGTGTTGGCGCAGGCCGTGGCTCCGGCTCCGGCCCCGATGTTCCGCGCGCCGCTGGGGGAGGGGCCTGGTGCGAGCCGCTGGTGGGGCCACCCGCTGTCCGAGCGCAGCCACGCGGCCCCCATCTTCGAGATCCCCTGGCACAACTGGAAGACTCGCGAGTCGAGCGGGCGCAGGCTCTTCCTCCACCAGTGCCTCATCGCACGTGAACCCTTCGAGAAACACCACATCTTCCCTCAGCAGCCAGTGCTGGCTCTGTGGTTCAAGAGCAAAGGCATCGACATCCACGCCTTCACCATTCGTCTCCCCAAGAGCTTCCACACCTGGCTGCACAGTGGAGGGACCGATGGTGGTCAGTGGAATGAGGCTTGGAGGCGGTTCAAGGATCAGAAAAACTCAGCTCCCCCGGAGGAACTCTGGCGCTTCGCGGGCGAACTCATGCTGCGGTTCGGAGTGAATGGCCCGTTCGTGCCCTACTACTGTGATTGA
- the sitI6 gene encoding SitI6 family double-CXXCG motif immunity protein yields MHHFRIRQDRSSGYTGRIDAVHKWGLPGILNCPACKATWSGGAKVYPSVDLSPVLALADFEEARAEPIEEYERLCALVRPLLPPGAILQPGAGLGPLAGNAQGRFGSFAFPDAWWPLVQREALEKLEAQGLRGLKGCRTELRFRQRNSPEFLELEILPLGRTHPDCLPPHRDPPCSRCHRFGIPLPDDLLLDARTLPNDRDLFRLEDFSGVIVCTERFVDACRRLGLEGVMFLPVPSK; encoded by the coding sequence ATGCACCATTTCAGAATCAGGCAAGACAGGTCATCGGGCTACACGGGCCGCATTGACGCCGTGCACAAATGGGGGCTTCCCGGCATCCTCAATTGTCCTGCTTGCAAGGCCACCTGGAGCGGTGGAGCCAAGGTGTACCCTTCGGTGGATTTGAGTCCGGTGCTCGCTCTGGCCGATTTCGAGGAGGCTCGGGCCGAGCCTATCGAGGAATACGAGAGGCTGTGTGCACTGGTTCGTCCCTTGCTGCCTCCGGGCGCGATATTGCAACCGGGAGCGGGTCTGGGCCCGCTGGCAGGCAATGCCCAGGGCCGCTTCGGGTCGTTTGCGTTTCCCGATGCTTGGTGGCCGCTGGTGCAGCGCGAGGCACTGGAGAAGCTCGAGGCCCAGGGACTGCGAGGACTCAAGGGCTGCCGCACTGAGCTCCGCTTCCGCCAGCGTAACTCACCCGAGTTTCTTGAGCTGGAAATCCTTCCTCTGGGTCGTACCCACCCGGATTGCCTGCCGCCCCATCGCGACCCCCCGTGCTCGCGCTGTCACCGCTTTGGCATCCCCTTGCCTGATGACCTCTTGCTGGACGCCCGTACGCTTCCCAACGACCGGGACCTGTTCCGGTTGGAGGACTTCTCCGGCGTGATCGTCTGCACCGAGCGTTTTGTCGACGCCTGCCGGCGCCTGGGGTTGGAGGGTGTGATGTTCCTCCCCGTGCCGTCGAAGTAG
- the sitA6 gene encoding SitA6 family polymorphic toxin lipoprotein: MGFPRSWMSLALLGVLLSGCVTSALDVREDVEAPEVVSSSWEDARADPTCVVPLCDEERCAIWRCQDVVEVEAHPVVLAQAVAPAPAPMFRAPLVEGPGASRWWGHPLSERSHAAPIFEIPWHNWKTRESSARRLFLHQCLIAREPFEKHHIFPQQPVLALWFKSKGIDIHAFTIRLPKSFHTWLHSGGPDGGQWNEAWRQFKEQDEGASPEKIWRFAGELMMRFGVDGPLVPYYCD; this comes from the coding sequence ATGGGCTTCCCGCGCTCCTGGATGAGTCTCGCGCTTCTCGGCGTGCTGCTGAGCGGCTGTGTCACCTCGGCACTCGATGTTCGCGAGGACGTTGAGGCGCCCGAGGTCGTGTCCTCTTCATGGGAGGACGCCCGAGCGGACCCGACCTGTGTAGTGCCGCTGTGTGACGAGGAGCGCTGTGCCATCTGGCGCTGCCAGGACGTGGTGGAGGTGGAGGCCCACCCCGTGGTCCTGGCGCAGGCCGTGGCTCCGGCTCCGGCCCCGATGTTCCGCGCGCCACTGGTGGAGGGGCCTGGTGCGAGCCGTTGGTGGGGCCACCCGCTGTCCGAGCGCAGTCACGCGGCCCCCATCTTTGAGATCCCCTGGCACAACTGGAAGACCCGCGAGTCGAGCGCGCGCAGGCTCTTCCTCCACCAGTGCCTCATCGCACGTGAGCCCTTCGAGAAGCACCACATCTTCCCTCAGCAGCCAGTGCTGGCTCTGTGGTTCAAGAGCAAAGGCATCGACATCCACGCCTTCACCATTCGTCTCCCCAAGAGCTTCCACACCTGGCTGCACAGTGGAGGGCCTGACGGTGGTCAGTGGAATGAGGCCTGGCGGCAGTTCAAGGAGCAGGATGAAGGGGCTTCCCCAGAGAAGATCTGGCGCTTCGCGGGCGAGCTCATGATGCGATTCGGAGTGGATGGGCCTCTTGTTCCGTACTACTGCGACTAA